A single genomic interval of Carassius carassius chromosome 24, fCarCar2.1, whole genome shotgun sequence harbors:
- the LOC132102913 gene encoding triosephosphate isomerase B, which produces MTGRKFFVGGNWKLNGDKKSIEELANTLNNAKLNPDTEVVCGAPSIYLDYTRSKLNPNIEVAAQNCYKVAKGAFTGEISPVMIKDCGVNWVILGHSERRHVFGESDELIGQKVAHALESGLGVIACIGEKLDEREAGITEKVVFSQTKFIADNVKDWSKVVLAYEPVWAIGTGKTASPQQAQEVHDKLRQWMKANVSEAVANSVRIIYGGSVTGGTCKELASQKDVDGFLVGGASLKPEFIEIINAKA; this is translated from the exons ATGACTGGAAGGAAGTTTTTCGTCGGTGGCAACTGGAAATTGAACGGCGATAAAAAGAGCATTGAAGAGCTCGCCAATACATTGAATAACGCCAAACTCAACCCAGACACCG aGGTTGTGTGTGGCGCTCCATCCATCTACCTGGACTACACCAGGTCCAAGCTGAATCCTAACATTGAGGTGGCTGCACAGAACTGCTACAAGGTTGCAAAGGGAGCCTTCACTGGAGAGATCAG CCCTGTGATGATTAAGGACTGTGGAGTAAACTGGGTTATTCTGGGACACTCTGAGAGACGCCATGTGTTTGGAGAGAGTGATGAG CTGATTGGGCAGAAGGTCGCTCATGCTCTTGAGAGTGGTTTGGGCGTGATCGCCTGCATCGGTGAGAAGCTGGATGAGAGGGAGGCCGGAATCACTGAAAAAGTTGTTTTTTCACAGACCAAGTTCATCGCAG ATAACGTGAAGGACTGGAGCAAAGTGGTCCTTGCTTATGAGCCTGTGTGGGCCATCGGCACTGGAAAAACTGCATCACCCCAGCAG GCTCAGGAGGTGCATGACAAGCTCAGGCAGTGGATGAAGGCCAATGTCTCCGAAGCTGTTGCCAACTCCGTCAGGATCATTTATGGAG GATCTGTCACTGGAGGGACCTGCAAGGAGCTTGCTTCTCAGAAAGATGTGGACGGCTTCCTGGTGGGCGGCGCCTCCTTGAAACCAGAGTTTATCGAAATTATTAATGCAAAAGCATAA